A region of the Oceanihabitans sp. IOP_32 genome:
ATAATGCAATTTCTAGTTTATATTATTGTTTATCCGTTTTTATGGCTAATTTCTATATTGCCTTTTTGGCTGCTTTATTTAGTTTCAGATGGTGTTTACGTCCTGTTATACCATGTAATTGGATACAGAAAACAAGTAGTTAACGAGAATTTAAAGCTTGCTTTCCCAAACAAATCTGAAAAAGACATTGCAGTAATCCGCAAAAAATTCTACAAACATTTATGTGATATGTTTTTAGAAATGGCAAAAACGTTGACGATTTCCAGAGCTGCTTTACAAAAACGATTTGTTATAAAAAACCCCGAAGAACTTAAACGTTTAGAGTCTTTAAACAAAAGTATTTTACTAATGTATGGCCATTATGCAAGTTGGGAATGGTCTGTTGAAATTCAAAACCACATTAGCTACAAAGGCTTTGGTGTGTATAAAAAACTAGCCAACAAATATTTTGATAAGTTGGTAAGAGATATTCGTTCTAAATTTAACACCACTTTAATTAGCACCAAAGAAACCGTTAACATAATTAACCAAAATGAAGAGCAAGGAATAAAAAGCATTGTGGCCTTTTTAAGCGACCAGTCTCCAAGATTAACCAAAGAAGCGTATTGGAGTGAATTTATGGGTATAAACGTGCCCTGTTTTACTGGAGCCGAACGCTTAGCAAAAAAACTTGATTTGACTTTAGCCTACCTCAAAGTTACTAAAGTAAAACGCGGCTATTATGAAGCTGAATTTATTACACTCTCTGAAAACCCAAAAGCATACGAAAACTACAAACTAACCGATATGTTTTTACGTGAGGTAGAAAAACAAATCTATGAAGCCCCAGAGTATTATTTTTGGACGCACAAACGTTGGAAACACAGGAATGAATCACCTCACTAGTGTCGGGATGGAAACACCGCAAAATTAAATTTGTTATTCAAATTAATTTCCTCAATATTTCTAGAAAAATCAACAATTACTGAAGGCATAATATCTCCAGAGTTGATGAAATTTATCTGCCTAACTTTTTATGAATTCAAATTTATATCCAATATGTTTTAAGTACTCCTTGTTTTGTCGAACTAGTTGGTAGCGGTCTGCGCTATGAGTATCTATATGGCTTAACAATTAACATTACAAGTGTACCATACTTTGGAAATTCCTGAGGAATTTTCAAAGTATGTGAGAGCAAGCAATTAGCCATTATTAGTGGCAATTATTTCCTCTTTTATCTGTTTTAAATAGTTTGTTAAATTATTTTTCATCAATTCCAATCCTACACCATAATTGTCAACCAGATAAATTTGTTCTTCCTTCATTCCTTTTTTTACCCATGCTTTTTCAGCTTTTAAGTCCCCTTTTCTAACAATAACGAGTTCATAATACATAATTTTAGAATTCCAATTAGTTATTGTGAGCTGATTAAAATTTGAAATATCAGGGTCATTATTTATATTGCCTTGTCCAATATCGGCACCCAAAAATACTTCACAATTCGAAAATTTAAAATGCGGATTATTGTTGTCAAAATTTCGATAAGTCATTTTATCCCCATTTTTAAGTATAAACGCTTTAACTTGTTCAAATTCTTTAGGGCTTATTAAATCGGATACATTACTAAAATCCATACTTAAATTTGTAGTCTTATTCAAAACACCTTTTCCTGAATTACAACTCAATAGAAGTAATATGGTAAAAAGCACTATTTTAATTTCTCGTATCATTTTGTTCGAATTGCCACTAACATCAGCAAACAAACCATCAATTCTTATCCTTTAGCAATCTCCCCAATCTCTGCAATAAACTTATCAGCTAGACCATCGGCTTCTTCTTGCGATTTTGCTTCGGTATAAATTCGTACAATGGGTTCAGTGTTACTTTTTCTTAAGTGTACCCAACTGTTATCAAAATCTATTTTAACACCATCAATAGTTGTTAATTGCTCGTTTTGGTAACGGTTTTCTATGGCTTTTAAAACCGCATCAACATCCAACTCTGGCGTTAATTCTATTCTCTTTTTACTCATAAAATAATTAGGATAGGTTTCACGAAGGGCGCTAACACTCATTTTCCTTTCTGCTAGCAAACTCAAAAATAGAGCAACCCCAACCAAAGCATCACGACCGTAATGAGATTCGGGATAAATAACCCCACCATTACCTTCGCCACCAATAACCGCGTTATTTTTTTTCATCAATTCTACTACGTGTACTTCACCAACGGCACTAGCCTCGTAATGGCCTCCATATTTTTCAGTCACATCACGTAAGGCTCGAGTAGAGCTCATATTACTTACGGTATTTCCAGGCGTTTTGCTTAATACATAATCGGCACAAGCCACTAGAGTGTAATCTTCTCCAAACATGTTTCCGTTTTCGTCTACAAAGGCTAAGCGGTCTACATCTGGATCGACTACAATACCGAAATCGGCATTTTCTTTA
Encoded here:
- a CDS encoding lysophospholipid acyltransferase family protein; the protein is MQFLVYIIVYPFLWLISILPFWLLYLVSDGVYVLLYHVIGYRKQVVNENLKLAFPNKSEKDIAVIRKKFYKHLCDMFLEMAKTLTISRAALQKRFVIKNPEELKRLESLNKSILLMYGHYASWEWSVEIQNHISYKGFGVYKKLANKYFDKLVRDIRSKFNTTLISTKETVNIINQNEEQGIKSIVAFLSDQSPRLTKEAYWSEFMGINVPCFTGAERLAKKLDLTLAYLKVTKVKRGYYEAEFITLSENPKAYENYKLTDMFLREVEKQIYEAPEYYFWTHKRWKHRNESPH